The proteins below are encoded in one region of Avibacterium volantium:
- the nqrE gene encoding NADH:ubiquinone reductase (Na(+)-transporting) subunit E, with the protein MEHYLSLFVKSIFIENMALSFFLGMCTFLAVSKKVSTAFGLGIAVIVVLGIAVPANQIVYTHILKDGALVEGVDLSFLRFITFIGVIAALAQILEMVLDKFFPALYNALGIFLPLITVNCAIFGGVSFMVQREYNLAESVVYGIGAGTGWMLAIVALAGLTEKMKYADIPAGLRGLGITFITVGLMALGFMSFSGIQL; encoded by the coding sequence ATGGAACACTATTTAAGTCTATTTGTTAAGTCCATTTTTATTGAAAATATGGCACTTTCTTTCTTCCTTGGTATGTGTACATTCCTTGCGGTTTCAAAGAAAGTTTCAACAGCCTTTGGTTTAGGGATCGCGGTAATCGTGGTATTAGGTATCGCCGTGCCAGCAAACCAAATTGTTTATACTCACATCTTAAAAGATGGTGCGTTAGTAGAAGGCGTAGATTTAAGTTTCTTACGCTTTATCACCTTCATCGGTGTGATTGCGGCATTAGCACAAATCCTAGAAATGGTTTTGGATAAATTTTTCCCCGCACTTTATAACGCATTAGGGATCTTCTTACCGTTAATCACCGTAAACTGTGCGATTTTCGGTGGGGTATCTTTTATGGTGCAACGTGAATACAACCTTGCTGAATCGGTAGTTTATGGTATCGGTGCAGGAACAGGTTGGATGCTTGCTATCGTAGCACTTGCCGGTTTAACTGAAAAAATGAAATATGCTGATATTCCAGCAGGCTTGCGTGGTTTAGGGATCACCTTTATCACCGTAGGTCTAATGGCGCTTGGCTTTATGTCATTTTCAGGTATTCAGTTATAA
- a CDS encoding NADH:ubiquinone reductase (Na(+)-transporting) subunit D — MANANMKKLLLSPIVNNNPIALQILGICSALAVTTKLETAVVMAIAVSLVTAFSSFFISCIRNYIPNSIRIIVQMAIIASLVTLVDQVLQAYAYELSKQLSVFVGLIITNCIVMGRAEAFAMKEPPLASFVDGLGNGIGYGVILIIVAFLRELIGSGKVFGITVLQTIQDGGWYQANGLALLAPSAFFIIGFLIWGLRTWKPEQVEK, encoded by the coding sequence ATGGCTAATGCAAATATGAAAAAATTATTGTTATCTCCAATCGTGAACAACAACCCAATTGCATTGCAAATTTTGGGGATCTGTTCAGCACTTGCGGTAACGACAAAATTAGAAACTGCGGTGGTAATGGCAATCGCAGTAAGTTTAGTAACGGCATTTTCAAGTTTCTTTATTTCTTGTATCCGTAACTATATTCCAAATAGTATCCGTATTATCGTGCAAATGGCGATCATTGCATCATTAGTAACCCTTGTGGACCAAGTGTTGCAAGCCTATGCTTATGAGTTATCTAAACAGCTTTCGGTATTCGTTGGCTTAATCATTACCAACTGTATCGTAATGGGTCGCGCAGAAGCATTTGCAATGAAAGAGCCACCATTGGCAAGTTTTGTTGATGGTTTAGGTAACGGTATCGGTTATGGTGTGATCCTAATCATTGTCGCATTTTTACGCGAATTAATTGGTTCAGGTAAAGTATTTGGCATTACCGTGTTACAAACTATCCAAGACGGTGGTTGGTATCAAGCAAATGGTTTAGCCTTACTTGCGCCAAGTGCGTTCTTTATCATCGGCTTCTTGATTTGGGGCTTAAGAACTTGGAAACCAGAGCAAGTGGAGAAATAA
- a CDS encoding Na(+)-translocating NADH-quinone reductase subunit C yields MAKFNKDSVGGTILVVVLVSLVCSIIVASAAVGLKPTQNEQKLLDKQKNILSVAGLLPAKAKGAEIKALYAENIEPKIVDLATGDYVSDIKNFDARVAVKDPAESVAIKPEEDKAGIKVRAKYAEVYLVKDAQGKTSQIVLPIYGTGLWSVMYGFVSVAPDANTIKGITYYEQGETAGLGGEIANPNWQKYFVGKKLFNAQDQVAIKIGKGASADKEHGIDGLSGATLTTKGVQGSFDYWFGRDGFGPYLDKLRAEAN; encoded by the coding sequence ATGGCTAAGTTTAATAAAGATAGTGTTGGCGGAACAATCCTTGTTGTTGTTTTAGTCAGCTTAGTTTGCTCAATTATCGTAGCAAGTGCGGCAGTAGGTTTAAAACCGACGCAAAATGAGCAAAAATTATTAGATAAACAGAAAAACATTCTCAGTGTAGCAGGATTATTACCCGCTAAAGCAAAAGGTGCGGAAATTAAAGCCCTTTATGCAGAAAACATTGAGCCGAAAATTGTGGATCTTGCAACGGGTGATTATGTAAGCGACATCAAAAACTTTGATGCGCGTGTTGCGGTAAAAGATCCTGCAGAAAGCGTAGCAATTAAACCTGAAGAAGATAAAGCTGGCATTAAAGTGCGGGCGAAATATGCTGAGGTTTATTTAGTGAAAGATGCACAAGGCAAAACTTCACAAATCGTGTTACCAATTTATGGTACAGGATTGTGGTCTGTGATGTATGGCTTTGTGTCTGTTGCGCCAGATGCAAATACCATTAAAGGGATTACTTACTATGAACAAGGTGAAACCGCAGGTTTAGGGGGCGAAATCGCTAATCCAAACTGGCAGAAATACTTTGTGGGTAAAAAACTCTTTAATGCTCAAGATCAAGTAGCGATTAAAATTGGCAAAGGTGCTTCAGCAGATAAAGAACACGGTATCGATGGTTTATCTGGTGCAACCTTAACCACAAAAGGGGTACAAGGTTCTTTTGATTACTGGTTTGGTCGCGATGGTTTTGGCCCGTATTTAGACAAACTTAGAGCGGAGGCTAACTAA